Proteins encoded within one genomic window of Perognathus longimembris pacificus isolate PPM17 chromosome 28, ASM2315922v1, whole genome shotgun sequence:
- the Tfe3 gene encoding transcription factor E3 isoform X2, whose amino-acid sequence MSSSSSRVLLRQQLMRAQAQEQERRERREQAAAASFPTPAPASPAISVVGVTAGGHTLGRPPPAQVPREVLKVQTHLENPTRYHLQQARRQQVKQYLSTTLGPKLASQALTPPPGPASAQPLPAPEATHATGPTGSAPNSPMALLTIGSSSEKEIDDVIDEIISLESSYNDEMLSYLPGGTTGLQLPSTLPVSGNLLDVYNSQSVATPAITVSNSCPAELPNIKREISETEAKALLKERQKKDNHNLIERRRRFNINDRIKELGTLIPKSNDPEMRWNKGTILKASVDYIRKLQKEQQRSKDLESRQRSLEQANRSLQLRIQELELQAQIHGLPVPPTPGLLSLATTSASDSLKPEQLDIEEEGRPSAATFHVGAGPAQSALHQQPPAPPSDSLLDLHFPSDHLGDLGDPFHLGLEDILMEEEEGVVGGLSGVALSPLRATSDPLLSSVSPAVSKASSRRSSFSMEEES is encoded by the exons ATGTCATCGTCTTCCTCGAGGGTCTTGCTGCGGCAGCAGCTCATGCGGGCACAGGCACAGGAGCAAGAGAGGCGTGAGCGTCGGGAACAAGCTGCAGCCGCTTCCTTCCCGACTCCTGCACCTGCTTCACCAGCCATCTCAGTGGTTGGTGTTACTGCTGGGGGCCACACTTTGGGCCGGCCACCCCCAGCTCAGGTGCCCAGGGAGGTACTCAAG GTGCAGACCCACCTGGAAAACCCAACGCGCTACCACCTGCAACAGGCACGCCGGCAGCAGGTCAAACAGTACCTGTCCACCACACTtgggcccaagctggcttcccaGGCCCTCACACCACCTCCGGGGCCTGCAAGTGCCCAGCCATTGCCTGCTCCTGAGGCTACTCATGCCACTGGCCCCACAGGCAGTGCTCCCAACAGCCCCATGGCGCTGCTCACCATTGGGTCCAGCTCAGAAAAGGAG ATTGATGATGTCATTGATGAGATCATCAGCCTGGAGTCCAGTTACAATGATGAGATGCTCAGCTATCTGCCTGGAGGCACTACAGGACTGCAGCTCCCCAGCACC CTGCCTGTGTCGGGAAATCTTCTGGATGTCTACAACAGTCAGAGTGTAGCTACACCAGCCATAACTGTCAGCAACTCCTGCCCAGCTGAGCTTCCCAACATCAAGCGGGAGATCTCTG AAACGGAGGCAAAGGCTCTTTTGAAGGAACGGCAGAAGAAAGACAATCACAACTTAA TTGAGCGTCGGAGGCGATTCAACATTAACGATAGGATCAAGGAGCTGGGCACTCTCATCCCCAAGTCCAATGACCC GGAAATGCGCTGGAACAAAGGCACCATCCTGAAGGCCTCTGTAGATTACATTCGGAAGCTGCAGAAGGAGCAACAGCGCTCTAAAGACCTGGAGAGCCGGCAGAGATCCCTGGAGCAGGCCAACCGTAGCCTGCAGCTCCGGATTCAG GAGCTAGAACTGCAGGCCCAGATCCATGGTCTGCCAGtacctcccaccccagggctgCTATCCCTGGCCACCACTTCGGCTTCTGACAGCCTCAAGCCAGAGCAGCTGGACATTGAAGAGGAGGGCAGACCAAGTGCAGCCACATTTCATGTTGGAGCAGGACCTGCCCAGAGTGCTCTCCATCAGCAGCCCCCAGCACCGCCTTCTGATTCCCTTCTAGACCTGCACTTTCCCAGTGACCACTTGGGAGATCTGGGGGACCCCTTCCACCTGGGGCTGGAGGACAttctgatggaggaggaggagggggtggtgggaggaCTCTCTGGGGTTGCTCTGTCCCCACTGCGGGCTACCTCTGATCCCCTGCTCTCTTCTGTATCCCCGGCTGTCTCCAAGGCTAGCAGCCGCCGCAGCAGCTTTAGCATGGAGGAAGAGTCCTGA
- the Tfe3 gene encoding transcription factor E3 isoform X1, with product MSHAAEPARDGVEASAECPRAVFVLLEERRPADSPQLLSLNSLLPESGIVADIELENILDPDSFYELKSQPLPLRSSLPISLQATPATPATPATLSASSSAGGSRTPTMSSSSSRVLLRQQLMRAQAQEQERRERREQAAAASFPTPAPASPAISVVGVTAGGHTLGRPPPAQVPREVLKVQTHLENPTRYHLQQARRQQVKQYLSTTLGPKLASQALTPPPGPASAQPLPAPEATHATGPTGSAPNSPMALLTIGSSSEKEIDDVIDEIISLESSYNDEMLSYLPGGTTGLQLPSTLPVSGNLLDVYNSQSVATPAITVSNSCPAELPNIKREISETEAKALLKERQKKDNHNLIERRRRFNINDRIKELGTLIPKSNDPEMRWNKGTILKASVDYIRKLQKEQQRSKDLESRQRSLEQANRSLQLRIQELELQAQIHGLPVPPTPGLLSLATTSASDSLKPEQLDIEEEGRPSAATFHVGAGPAQSALHQQPPAPPSDSLLDLHFPSDHLGDLGDPFHLGLEDILMEEEEGVVGGLSGVALSPLRATSDPLLSSVSPAVSKASSRRSSFSMEEES from the exons ATGTCTCATGCAGCCGAACCAGCTCGAGACGGCGTAGAGGCCAGCGCGGAGTGCCCTCGAGCCGTATTCGTGCTGTTGGAGGAGCGCAGGCCGGCAGActcaccccagctgctcag cCTGAACTCTTTGCTTCCGGAATCGGGGATTGTTGCTGACATTGAATTAGAAAACATCCTTGATCCAGACAGCTTCTACGAACTCAAAAGCCAGCCCTTACCCCTCCGATCCAG CCTCCCAATATCACTGCAGGCCACACCAGCCACACCAGCCACCCCAGCTACACTCTCTGCATCGTCTTCTGCAGGGGGCTCCAGGACCCCTACCATGTCATCGTCTTCCTCGAGGGTCTTGCTGCGGCAGCAGCTCATGCGGGCACAGGCACAGGAGCAAGAGAGGCGTGAGCGTCGGGAACAAGCTGCAGCCGCTTCCTTCCCGACTCCTGCACCTGCTTCACCAGCCATCTCAGTGGTTGGTGTTACTGCTGGGGGCCACACTTTGGGCCGGCCACCCCCAGCTCAGGTGCCCAGGGAGGTACTCAAG GTGCAGACCCACCTGGAAAACCCAACGCGCTACCACCTGCAACAGGCACGCCGGCAGCAGGTCAAACAGTACCTGTCCACCACACTtgggcccaagctggcttcccaGGCCCTCACACCACCTCCGGGGCCTGCAAGTGCCCAGCCATTGCCTGCTCCTGAGGCTACTCATGCCACTGGCCCCACAGGCAGTGCTCCCAACAGCCCCATGGCGCTGCTCACCATTGGGTCCAGCTCAGAAAAGGAG ATTGATGATGTCATTGATGAGATCATCAGCCTGGAGTCCAGTTACAATGATGAGATGCTCAGCTATCTGCCTGGAGGCACTACAGGACTGCAGCTCCCCAGCACC CTGCCTGTGTCGGGAAATCTTCTGGATGTCTACAACAGTCAGAGTGTAGCTACACCAGCCATAACTGTCAGCAACTCCTGCCCAGCTGAGCTTCCCAACATCAAGCGGGAGATCTCTG AAACGGAGGCAAAGGCTCTTTTGAAGGAACGGCAGAAGAAAGACAATCACAACTTAA TTGAGCGTCGGAGGCGATTCAACATTAACGATAGGATCAAGGAGCTGGGCACTCTCATCCCCAAGTCCAATGACCC GGAAATGCGCTGGAACAAAGGCACCATCCTGAAGGCCTCTGTAGATTACATTCGGAAGCTGCAGAAGGAGCAACAGCGCTCTAAAGACCTGGAGAGCCGGCAGAGATCCCTGGAGCAGGCCAACCGTAGCCTGCAGCTCCGGATTCAG GAGCTAGAACTGCAGGCCCAGATCCATGGTCTGCCAGtacctcccaccccagggctgCTATCCCTGGCCACCACTTCGGCTTCTGACAGCCTCAAGCCAGAGCAGCTGGACATTGAAGAGGAGGGCAGACCAAGTGCAGCCACATTTCATGTTGGAGCAGGACCTGCCCAGAGTGCTCTCCATCAGCAGCCCCCAGCACCGCCTTCTGATTCCCTTCTAGACCTGCACTTTCCCAGTGACCACTTGGGAGATCTGGGGGACCCCTTCCACCTGGGGCTGGAGGACAttctgatggaggaggaggagggggtggtgggaggaCTCTCTGGGGTTGCTCTGTCCCCACTGCGGGCTACCTCTGATCCCCTGCTCTCTTCTGTATCCCCGGCTGTCTCCAAGGCTAGCAGCCGCCGCAGCAGCTTTAGCATGGAGGAAGAGTCCTGA